In Verrucomicrobiota bacterium, the sequence ATGGCCACGCCATCGCAAACGCGTAGAGGGTATCGCCCTTGGCGGTAAACCTAAAATCTAAAGGGGTGTAAGGCACACGACGATAGAAGAAAATGCCGCCCTTGGGCCGGTCAGCCTCGTTCTCTTTGATCGAGGGGCCTTCGCCGAAGGCAAGCCAGGGCCGGGTGCCGTGAATGGCCTCCGCATTGATCTCGAACCATTTGCCGATATTATCCACGATAACCTGCTCTTCATTGTCTATGGTGCCATCGGCTCTCACGGGAATGCTGAGCAGCACATTGCCATTCTTGCTGACGACATCAATGATACCCCGCACCACTTGGGCCGCATCGCGGTATTTGGTGCCTTTTTTGTAGAACCAATTGCCAATGCACACATCGCTCTGCCAGGGCAAGTCGCGTATCTCCCGCTCACGGCCCGCTTCCAGATCGTTGACCAGGCGCTTATTCTCGAATTCCTCGAGATTCTTGCCCGTCATGACTGCCTCGTTCTGGCCGTTATTACAAGCGATGCTGTCATTGTAAAGACCGGCGGCGATGCCGAGACCGTAATATTGATCAATCCCATACAG encodes:
- a CDS encoding alpha-L-fucosidase — encoded protein: MAGVPYDGVLTKADGKGLWWEGFDPDDLYAQYGHAVSPYARDRKMQHDNPGDPPVPAFCEKLYNRMQDLIAQHHPNLLYFDDYKLPLYGIDQYYGLGIAAGLYNDSIACNNGQNEAVMTGKNLEEFENKRLVNDLEAGREREIRDLPWQSDVCIGNWFYKKGTKYRDAAQVVRGIIDVVSKNGNVLLSIPVRADGTIDNEEQVIVDNIGKWFEINAEAIHGTRPWLAFGEGPSIKENEADRPKGGIFFYRRVPYTPLDFRFTAKGDTLYAFAMAWPYDGRLVIRSLAKGAKKLGGSVTSVRLLGNKETLAYHQTANGLEVTLPANRPCEYAFVLQISGLTWPILRECQRP